The Puniceicoccus vermicola DNA segment TGGTCACCGGGTTGCCGTTTACTCTGCACAGGGGCACAATGTTGAACTCATGTCTGAAGCCGGCTACGACATCACCGATTGGTTGGTGTTGGACGGTCCCAATGTGATCGCCGTCGAAGTGACAGGCGGGAAGGGGATACTCTCCGGACTCTGCGGGACCGCATGGCTGGGCACTGAGAAAACACTCGATCCATTTATCGATCTCAATGGTACTTGGGAGTGCATTATGGCCGATCAGCAGACCACAAAGGAAATTTCCATCCCCGGGGCACCTTCAGGACGCTTTCTTCGGAGGACTTTTTCGGTCCCCGCGGATTGGGAGGGGCGGGAGGTGTTTGTGCAACTCGTGACGCCGTCTCCTTGGTGTAGTGCAGTTGTTGTCAACGGGAAGGCGAAATCAAAGAACTATGCTTTCAGTCCCTTTAGCACACGGCTTGAGCTCAATGTCACTGAATTGCTTGAACCGGGACAGGAGAACGTTATCGAACTCTGGCATCTTTACACAATACCAGTGAATTGGCGCGGAAAAGAGTGGAACTGGCCAAGCGAATCCGCATTACCTATTAAGAGTATACGCATTGGATGTGTAGACTGATGTAGAATGAAGCCCAAAAACAAATATAGTCATGCCGAGTTGGTCCGGTTGCTGGCCGAAATGGTTCATGGACGGAAAGCAGGTGACCGTTTAAACAATGACCGTGAACTGGCGACGCGTTTCGGTGTGAGTAATGTCACGATCCGTGCGGCAATGATGGAACTCGTCAGGGATGGATTGGTCATCCGCCGGGATCGTTCGGGCACCTATGTCGCGGACATCTCTCAGCGCCAGCATGTGGCGATTGTCGTAAGCCAGGAGATCTTGCGCTCGCAACGCATGCCATTTCACAACCGTGCGACAATGTCGATCATGAGTGAGCTCAATCGGATCGATCAGGCCTACAAGCTTTATATGATTCCGATATCGGGGAAGGATTTGGTTGGTGTTGAATGGCCACATCAAGACCAAGTCGACCAGTCCGGACTGACTACCAGTATTGAGCGCAATGAAATTCGGGGTCTTGTCTGTGTCGGCATCGGTAATAATAACGGCTGGATTGACCAGTTGCGCTTGAGAGACGCGCCAGTGGTTGCTCTCAGTGGAGATCCCACCAACCGTCACCGTTTCACATTTCGGATTGAAGACTATATCCGTTATGCGGTTCGCTATCTGGCGAATTTCGGGCGCAAAAAAATAGCCTATCTCGGATGGTGGCAACCCCAACGGAGAAATGAGGGGCATGCCGATCCTTCTCTTTCCGCTTTTCGTGATGAACTGACCAAATGTGGACTTTCTTTTCATGAGGAATGGGTCAACAATCTGGTCAACCCGAATATTGCCAGTGCCGGTTGGCTGGCCTTTCGCGATCTTTGGATTTCACGTCCCGATGAGAAACCGGATGCGCTTATCTGTATGGACGATTTGATTTTCGCGAGTGCTTCATCTGCCATGTTGGCGGCTGGTATCCGTGTGCCGCGCGAGCTGCAAATTGTAACTCACTGGAATAAAGGCTCGGGCTTGCTATGTCCGTATCCGGTCGCTCGATTCGAATACGATGCCAGCCAAGTTGGCCCACTGATTTGTGAACTGCTGGCAGAGTGTCTTGAAAATCCGAAACTTGATCCGCAAGTCCGGCTACTGCGTGCGGAATGGTTTACAGAAGGGCAGTTTCCAGAGGTTCATGAAAACCTTTACGAAGGGCTCGTTGATTTCGGTCCCGGGATGGAACTTCCCTGATTTTTCGGTTTATACTTCAATGGAACTTGGATAGGGGAACTAAGCATCTAAACTCGTAGCATCCCGCCGTGAGGCGGATGACAGGTGAGACAAGTAGCTAAGGCCCTTAACGGGTCATCGGCCTCACGTCCGATGCTACCAGAAATAGCATCCATTCTGTCTTATCTAAATGCCATTGCGGTTTATACCTACTTCTGCGTTGGAGGTTCTTTGATTTAATGAAATAACTTATAAAAGATTAGAAATTAAAGAATGAGATACAAGTCTCTAGCTCCGATTCTATTGATTTTAATTTCCGTATGCCCGGTATGGGCACTTGAGACTTCATGTGTTGTTGCTTGTCTGGGCGATAGTATTACGGCTGGAGCGACGCTGGAAAAGCGTATCGAGCAATCTTATCCCGGGCAACTGCAGGTCCTATTGGGTGAGACATGTAGAGTTGATAATCTCGGTGTCTATGGCCGTACGCTTATGTCCTTGGACGGGCAGGCGTATCTCGAAACGGGGCGCGTCGAGTATGCAATCAACAAGCAACCTAATGTGGTCGTAATCATGCTTGGGACGAATGATGCCAAGCCGGATAACTGGAAAAGCCAGACTGCTCGCTTTGAATCGGATTATCGGATTCTGCTTTCAAAGCTACAGTCCGGAATTCCAAAGGCACGCATCTTTCTTTGTCTGCCGCCTCACGCTTGGGCTCCAAATAAAGTTCAGAATGATGCACTTGAAGCACAGTTGCCAATTATCCGTAGGATTGCCGAGGAGAATGGTTGTGGCTTGATTGATATTCGCACTGTAACGGCTGATTTGAGTGAACATTTCAAAGATGGCATTCATCCGGATGTCGAGGCGTCGTTTCGAATCGCGGAGGCGGTTTACCAAGTCTTGTGTGATGCTGGCGCGCTGCCTTCGGCTTCAGACTTATAAAAACTTCAGCTTACTTTTCTCATGCTGACAGAATTCAAGAATTCCATTCCTTTGAGTCCCCAGGGCTTCGGCCTTAGTTTGAATCACTATGTATCCGGTCGGATTGCTGCCGCAGTCGCAGGTCATGGTGGGCTGACTTCGGTGGGTTACCACGGTCGCCAACCGCACAAGAAGAGTTTGTTTTTCAGAGCATCCGAAGTTTCAGGTTTCGGTAAATTGGCCCGGATGCAGGTTCTGATTGATGACGATGCCTATTACCTGGAATTCGAGCGAACAGAACATTATCCCTTCGGGTATCGTTCGGAGTGTAGGCTCAACAGTGTGCATTTACAGCACGACTTGGTTCTCGATCAGAATACGCTCTTTCAACGGGTCAAGGTTTTGTCGAATCCCAAGGATTCTTCCGTGAGGGCACGCTTGTTGTTGCACGGGCACCTCTTGGTGGATGCCGAGGGAAGGGATGTCGGTGATATTACGAATGATCACTTTGGCCATTTTCATCTGAAGGTGACCGATTCCGATGGGCAGCAATTGGTGCTGAATGAAATTTCCATTGGGGCTTCGATGCCAGTCCAGTCAGACTCGCGGCACGGCAGGTTCAAAAACTACATGGAAACAACGGAAGCTTCGGAGGAGATGATTTTCTATCTGGCTTTCAATCAGGAACCCGAGGCGTGCGAGTGTGCGCTGCGCATGAATCGCCAGATCCATTCTTACGAGCAATCGATGTATGATGGATTGCGTTTCGATACGGGAAATCCTGCGCTCGACTCTGCCTTGGGAAACTGTGTTCCGACCGTCTGTTCGCTGACGCTGACAGATCGCCCGGGGGCAATCAAGGCTTCTCAAAGTTACTGGATTTGGGGCTGGGACAGCATGGTGCATGCCGAAGCTTATCTGTGGAGTGGACATGAGAATATTGTGCGTGAGATGCTCGATTTTTATCGTGAGACTGCTGACTCAGAGAAGGGAGTCGCTCACGCCCTGAACAGCAATTTCAATCTGCACTATGCGATGGCCCCAAGTGCTCAATGCCTCTATGTGGTCATGTTGCATAACTACTACGCCGCAACTGGAGATGAGGCGACCTTGGCGCATCATTTGCCCTTTGCCAAAAGTATCGTTGAGCTGGCCGGCCAAGCCCGTTCGAAGCATAATACCTTAAGCACTGGCTTGGGCTTTTATCCTGATTTTCCACAGCTATTGGAACAGACAGAAAACGACATCAGTTTAATCAATAATTCGCTCTATCTTCAAGCCCTTTGCGCAATGCAGGCCCTCTGTGGGGGGCAGTATCAGAGCGAGAGCGAAGCGGTTCGTTCGGATCTGGAACGCGTGCTTTGGGACGACGAGCTGGGCTACTGGATTGATTCGGTTGCGGAGGTGGATCTGAAACCACGTTGTTATTATCCGCTATACGGTCAGCTCTATGTATCGCCGTTTGGGGCTGAGCCTCGCGCAGATGATTGCTTGCGGATCAGCCAGTTCATGCGCACGCATTATCGCTTTGAGCGCGGACTTTACATGTATCCGCCATCCATGAGGGGTTTCATGGCGGACGGCAACCAACTTGGGGCCTATTACCCCTCGATCGACCGCTATTACTGGAATATCATGAATCGCAGTGGTGAATCGGCTGCGATCGACGAATTCGAGCAGATCGTAACGAGCTTCTGGGCGGAACATACCTATCCGGAAGGTTTGACGCATGAGACTGCTAACGTGGACCCTGCGACGGATAATCCTGGCGGGAAGCAGGCATTCGCCGCGAAAAGCTGGTTGTGTGATGCCATTGAACTCAACTTGGGACTTCGGGTCTATGTCGATGGTTTCAGTCTGAAACCGTTGTCCGATTCGCGGCCATTCCGCCTATATAACCTGACACTTCGTGGCAAGCGAATCGATTTCGAGCGTATTCCAAGCGCAGCCGAAGCAAAGTTGGTGCTGAATGGTCAAGCGGTGGAAAGCCATTTCATCACGTGGGATCAATTAAACGAAGGTGATAATCGGATTCGTATATATGTGAAAATAGAATTGGCTACAAGCTGAAGCCCTTTGTTTATGTCTCAACAAATACAATATCCTGAAATAATCTTCCGTGAAAACATCGAGTGGTGCCGCTCTTGGGTGCCCGATTCGAATGTGATCGAATTAGACAAACCCCGCGTCTTGTTGATCGGGGATTCGATTGTCATGGGCTATGGTCCGAAGGTTGCTGAGGTGATGGGGGAGTCAGCTTCAATCGCCTATGTCGGCACGTCGCGTTTTCCTGCTGATCCTGCTTATCTTGAGGAAATCAGTCTCGTGCTTCGGCATACTCGATTTGACATCATTCATTTTAACAACGGTCTTCACGGTTGGGACTACGATGAACCGATCTATGCGAAATACCTGGAGCAGGTGCTCGATACGCTGCGTGCCCAGACACCGGATGCCCAATGGGCCTTGGCGACGAGCACGCCGGTGCGGGAGAAAGGAAATTTGGGGCAACTACACGAGCGCAATGGACGAGTGATCGAGCGCAATGAAAGTATTCGCCAATTGGCCCTCAATGAGGCGCATCCATTGACCGATCTCTATGAGCTAATGAAGGGACGGCCGGAGCACTATGCTGAGGATGGGACGCATTATGAACTGAGCGGCCAGCAGTTGCAGGCGGAAGCGGTTGCTGAGACTTTGAGGGCGCTAATTGATATCTAGGTTTAATAATCGTCGAAACTTGTTTGAGACGATTGATCTGATGAGAAGATGGCTCAATCGATCATCTCGCCGACGATGAAAATCGCTCCGGCATGCCAGACGTGGGGGGTATACTTTTCAGGGTGCTTGTCAAAATCATCGCGATTGCGTTCGAAGAGGATTTCCCGCTTGTCGAGCTGCGTGTCCAGCACACGGATCGAGACTTCATGAACCGTATCGGAGAGGTTGTAGCCTACGCCTAGACGGGATAGACGCTGATACGTGCAGTAGCCGTCCATGCGCTTTTTCGTGGTAACCTTTCCGTCGACTGTGATTTCTACTTCGCAGCCATCGAGGGGGGGGGATTGGGATGCCGGATGGCGTTTCCGGGGGATGCACCAGTTTGGCATGAACATGTCGGAGTTGGATGCTTTGCTGGTCTGCTTGGGGAATTGCGGTGGTGCTGCGGCCTGGCCCTGCCTGCTTCATAAGTTGAAGACCCTGCCGGAGGAAGCCGAGTTCTCACATGTTCGAGCACTCACGATGTCGATTGAGTCGCTGTATGCGCGTTGCCCGAATGGGGACGTGGCGCCTATCGTTGCGTCTATTCTCGATCGGGAAGGCTACCAAGGGCATGTGCAATTGGATGTGTCGGATGCACAATCAGCATTAAGCGAGAATATTAATGAGAATCGAGTCCGCGATGACACCTTACGTGAGTTACATCTGGCCCGCCTACTTTTTCATTGCGGAGATCATGGTCAGCGTGGGGAAGTCTTGCTCAGGCAATACGCAAAGGATTGTCGTGGGCACTTTGCCCGTCACGCGAACGCTCTCTTGTCCCGCTAAGGCTTCCGGCGCGAGTGGCGCTGATACATAGTGTCTAGTAGGTATACCTACCATTTGGGGGTGGCATGCGTTCTATATTGTTTCCCCATATAGGAATCGAAAGCTAAAGTCAGTGAAGGTGCACCGAAGAAAAAGTTTCGCTTCAAGAGTAAACTCTATTCGCTCGACAGTGAGGTGATCGACTTGTGCGCTTCGATGTTCGATTAGGCAAAGTTCTTTTCTACCAAGGGCGCAGCCAAGCTGCACCTGTTCCATGATTATGATGGCTGTCTCCGTGCTATTCCAGGATAACTCAGGATGGTGGTGCCTTCGGTCCAATATCCTTCCACGAGCATGGCGTAGGAATGCTCGGGGATCCCGTAGGCGCTGCGCAGCAGGTTCGTATGCAAGCGGTCCACGGCTGTGGCGCCGATGTCCCGCAGGTTCTGGTTGATCGCGGCTATGTGGGGGCTTTCGGTGCTGAACTTGCTGTAGCAGACTACGCCGAGGTCTTCAGGTGCTTTCAACTTACGTTCATCCAAGAGTCCCATAATGGTATAGTCGCTATCGGTAATCAGGGCATCCGGCTTACAGGTATCATACCAAGTCCAGAATTCTGAGGATGAAAAATTATGCTGGAGCAGGGGCGGTAACATGCTTTCTCTGTTGTTCCGGTATTGGTCACCCAAGTAAGCGTCGTAAGCGGCGTGCCGCAGGCGTGAGCTGGAATTGCGCAGGAGTAGGCCGATGCGTTTGTAGCCCCGTTCGCGCATCTTCCGCAGTGCCATCTGCATGGCATTATGGTGGTCGAAGGCGACGTAATCCAGTTTCGGGCTCGCCATCGAAGTTCCGATAGCCACGGCCGAAAAGTATTTCCAAGTGAGGTCCAAGTGCCCCTCTTCTTTGGGTAGCGGAGCAATTAGCAGCCCTTTGATGCCACGATTGAACAAGATTGAACTGGCTTTGCGTAGCGTGCACCCATGCTCTCTCAACCAATAGGAGATTACCTCGTAGCCATACTCCAGTCCTCGTTTTTTCGCTCCGATGAAAAACTCATTCGCGAAGTCCCATTCCGGTGCATTTTTGACCGGATAGTTGGTGACGTAAGCCAGTTGAGCGTACGAGTTGGCGGGGCGGGTGCGACGTCGATAATCCGCCAGAGCCGACATCGCTGGGTCGGGGTGATAGCCCATCTTTTTGGCGCATGCCTGGATTTTCTTTCGTGTTTCCTCGGAGACGCCTGGCATCCCGCGCAAGGCGATCGATACCAGCATTGTGGAAACGCCGACTTCGGCGGCGATATCTTTTTGGCGTACGCGTCTCGGGGAGGCCATATGTTTAGGATTCTTAAAGCTGCAGGGTGTGTGTGTGGGGGGGGGGGGGAGCGGTATAGGGGTTCTAACTGATAAAGTAGTATCACTGTTGTCAATCACGAAGGAATATCTGATAGTGTACTATGTCCTTATCGGTCGTCTGTCTTTTTGTCAGATCGCGTTATCGCATACTATGGTTGCTGTTGGCTCCTTGGTTTACTTGCTATTCTGCATATCAACATTTAGGGACGGTCGAGACGCTTGATAATGGTGTGGTCTCCCTGGGGGTTGCCTTGGATATCGGGCGAATAGTCTCTTTCAAGTGGCATGAAGCGCATGATTGGATTGTGGCCTTCGATCAGGAAACCATTCCTTCCTGGCACTGGCATCCGTGGGGGGGCGCTCGTGTTTGGCCGACCGCTCAGCACCTGAATCTCCAAATCTACGGGAACGATGGCTTTGACCCTGTGATTGATGGTCAGCCGTGGGAATTAATTTCGAAGACGGCAACGAGTTTGGAAATGCGGAGCGGATTCAGCCCGGAGCTCGGGCTTCGTATCAGCCATAAAATTGAACTGGTTCCAGAGGGGGCTGAAGTGCGGCACAGCTACGTCGTCGAGCGACTGGCTGAGAGTGTGTATCCTGTTCATGTCTGGGCAGTGACCGGTGTGCGGGCGGGCGATTATATCTTAATGGAATCGGTCGACCCGTCGAAGACGCATAAGATTGGTCAAGCCTACAAACGCTGGCCGGGGGTCTATCCGGAAAAGCCTGATGTGTCTCACATTACTGACACAAATATTCTGAAATTATCATGGTCGAAAAGTTCTGAGCAGAAAATCGGAAGCTATGGCCATTGGATTGCTATGGTCCACGGTCGTCAGGCATTCTGTCAAAGCATTCTCTACCAGCCCGATGCACTCTATCTGGAGCATAGTAATTTACAGGCTTACTTCAATACCGAGCGGGCGACTTACGAACTTGAAACGATCAGCCCCTCATGGAACTTGCAGAAGGGAGAGCGTCGGCAATGGACCGTGCACTGGAAGCTTGTTGATTTTCCGGAAGGCGTTCAAACGGTGGATTCTATCGTGGGCTATTTAGATGCACAGATGGCGCCTGAATGAGCCTAATTGTTAAAGTTTGCCGTTTGTTGCAGAAAGACTTCAGTGCTTGTTTTGTCTAAGGCGCATTAACTTGATCTCCTTTGTTGCAGGCTCAGGTCCATACAGGAATTCCTCCTTCGAATGCCCATGAAATACCTCAAATGTAATGTCCTATTTTTGCGGATATGTCTTGCGCCTTTGTGCTATCTGACTGCTTTTCAAATAGTTCAGGCAAACAAAATATATGCTCAGTCAGATCGTGACTCGAGCCCCGCTGGCACAGCTTCAGAATGGACAACTGTCCCACTCGGCGGTGGTGGTTATGTGACTGGCTTGGCGAGTAACAGGGACGGCAGTGCGATTTACTGCCGCACGGATGTGGGAGGAGCCTTCCGCTGGTCACCCGATCCCGGGGATCCGCAAGGCAATGGCACCTGGATATCAATCAGTGACTACATGGTTCCATTTGGCACGCCGGATGCCGACAAGCTGATGGGGGTTGAATCAATCGCGACGGATTCCAGTAATCTGGACCGCGTCTATGTGGGGGCCGGGAATAAAATCTTTGTATCCGATGATCAGGGGAGCACCTGGACTGAAATTTTATCGGGTCTGTCGATGCAGCCAAACTCCGGATCCACTCGTTTCCTGGGCGAGCGGCTTGCCGTTGATCCGAACGATCCGAATACGATCTGGTATGGCTCGGTTAAAGATGGATTGCAAAAGGGCGTGAAGTCCGCTGGCACCTGGAGCTGGTCCACGGTTCCATCGAGCTCAGTGCCCTTTGGGGTGCCGTCATCCGTTGGCGTCGATTACGGGGTGACCTTCGTGATTTGTGATGCCAACGGCGGCAGCACAATTACTTACGCCGGAGTCTTTGATCCCGGATCCAGTCCAACAACGGGTGGGGTGTATCGAACGACAGATGGCACCAATTGGACTAAGGTTTCCATGTCTTCGGGTAGTTTCAACACGCCGCGCCGGGCACAGATCTCCAGTAATGGAACGCTTTATATCACCGGTGGCGGTGAGGGCGTTTTCAAGCTGCCACGTGGTGGATCGATCAGCGCAATCACTCCTTCAGTATCCGATCCCTACTTCAATGGTGTGGCCGTGGATCCGAATGACAGCACGGGCAATATTGTTTACGTTGCGGACAAGGCCTCGAAGAAGTTGTGGCGTTCCGTGGATGGTGGCGCGAACTGGTCTGAGCAGTCCTCTTATAACGGCACACGTGAAGAGCCGGACGGCACACCGACCTTGAATGGTTATTGGTTTGGTAATACTTCGTCATTGCTGATCAATCCTGCGGATTCGAATGAGCTCTGGCTCTCGGATTTCTTTGGCGTGGCGCGCACGCGTGATGCTCAGAATCTCGGTGGATCCGGATCGACTTGGTATATGCTGCAACATGGGCAGGATGAAACGGTGGTCATGGACATCCTGAATGCACCGACAGGGCCGAGATTGGTGACTGCTCTCGCTGATGTCACTGGTTTCTACTACTATGATACCAGCGTTCGCCCGACAGGCGCCGATGGCGGCAAATTGACGAATCCATCCGGAGCCAATACCACGAGCCTCGATTTTAGTGAAGCAGATCACGATGTTTGGGTGCGTGCATGGCACGGGAACCACGGGAACGGGAGCGGTGGCTATTCCAGCGATGCCGGGCAAAGCTGGTTGCTCTTCGGACAGATTGCCCAGCAGAACATCGACAGCGGTGCTGCGGGCTGGGAGAGTTGGGATCTCAGCACCTACCTCGCCTCACAGCAGGCCAAGGGCGTTTCTACAGTGACATTGGTTATCGCCTCAGATAGTGCGACGAATTTTACGAGTGCCCATGTCGCTTTCTCTTCGAATGAGGCGGCAGATAGCAGCTTGCGTCCACAGTTAGTGATCAACGGGGCCACCGGAAGTCCATACGCCGCAACCGCGGATGCCTTTGTCGTTGGATCCTCATCCAACAAGGGCAATAACTTCGGGACATCTGACCTTCTCAAGGTTTCACATACTTATACGACGAATACCACAAGTGATCACCAGGTTTACATGAAGTTCGATCTGAGTGCCATGCCGACAATCCGCTCTGCGACATTAAAGCTGCATCGACTCAGTGCCAGCGAGGGGATCGAATACAGGGTCGGGGTATTTGCTTGCGCGGATACGACTTGGACAGAAACCGGTATCACTTGGAACAACCGTCCGCTGACCTATGCGAGTAGCAATTCGTCTCGAAATCCATTTGCCGAGCCTCGTTACAAAACTGGCACCGGTGTGAGTCTTGCCGGAGGGCGTGTGGCGGCTTCATCCACCGATCCGGATAAGCTCGTTTGGCTTCCCGTGGGCACGAGCAATCGCGCTTTCTACAGTCATGATCGAGGCGTGACCTGGACACAGTCCACGGGTGGGCCCAATTCTGAAATTACCGGTGTTTATACCAATGGAAATAGCACTGACATTTCCGGGCAGCCGATCGCAGCCGACCGTGTGAATGGCGATTTCTACATGGCCAATTTCGGGAGCTCCGAGCATAAAATCTACAAAAGCACAGACGACGGTGCGACCTGGACTCTGGCCTCAAGCATCACCAACGGATGGACCTACAATATGCGGACACCTCAAATTGTGGCTGCACCCGCCTCACCATCCAATCCTTCGGGAGGAGATGTATGGGTATGTGACGATTCCGACTACAATCATAATGCAGGCGGGCTTTGGCGTTCGACTGACGGCGCGGCAACCTGGTCAAAATTGAGTGGCGTGACGAAGGTATCTGCGGTGAGCTTCGGCAAATCGAGTTCCGGCACGGGCTATGCCGTTTATATTTATGGCAAAGTAGGCTCTGAGCTCGGCGTGTATCAATCCGAAGATTATGGTGCCACTTGGACTCAATTGGCAGATCCGACGATCGCCAGATTCTCAGTGCTGGCAGGTGACCGTCAAAATGCGAACAGTGTTTTTCTCGGAACGGACGGTCGAGGCGTCTTTCAATACTGACCTCATTTGATTGGGGTTCGTTTATTCCTGGCTGCCGGGCCGAGTTGCTCGCCAAGTGACTCGGCCTTTTTGTAGGAGCCGAAGACTTGTTTGTAGCGTCTCTAACTGATAAAGTTTGTGTGTGCTTGTTGCTTCATGTCGAATCGCTAAATTCCGGTGCATTCTGACACCCGGAGGATTCAACCCCCATATTCTCTGATTCCCCAATGCCTCCTCCAAAAGGTATTCATAAAGGTCTGAGATCATATTCTATTAATGCTAAATCCACGTTTCAATTTTCAACGATTGTCTCTGCGAGCTGTGTTTGCCCTCACGGCAATTTTTATGATTTGTATCAGCGCGTTCGCAACGAATGAGTCCATCGAAAGTGAGTGGGAGCAAACCGGCTGGGGCGGGGGTGGCTATTATTATGCGGCGGCCTTTCATCCCAGCAAGCCGGGTGTGATCTATTTGGCCGGTGATGTGGCTGGAGTGTATAAAACAGAAGACTATGGCCGGCGATATTCCTTACAACCATCCACAAGTTCTGCGCTTCAATCCCGCGACCAATGAGCTGTGGGCGGGCTATGTCGGCCCTTATAAAATTAAGCAGTAGCCGCGAACACTGACAGCATATGAAAAACAAATTGTGGAGTGCTGAGAATGAATATCTCTCAGTCGTGGTTCATTCGGATGCTTCCGTAATCATCTACGATAAGGTCAATGGTGAGACTTGGTGCATGGGTGCAGCGGCCTTGCAGGAAGCTGGACCGATCAACGAAGGGCATGTCTGGTTGCGAACCGAGCGTTCTATCTGTGAGCAGTTTCCGGGACGTTTTCGCGGTGAGCGCGAGGGTGAGTCCTGTCGTTTCACCTTACTAGGTAGGGAAGGGGAGCCACTCGGCGATTTTCGCTGCCGCTTTGTGCTCGATGGTTCGTGGTTCGATTGTCAGGTGGTCGACATCGATGAGGCGCTGCCCAGTTTGGTTTTTCCCACGCCCATTGAATCGGAAAGTCTGGTCGTGCCGCAAGGTGTGGGACGCTGGATTAAGAAGCCGCTAAGCCAGCGTCACTTTTGGGTCTTCCCCGCACACCTTTCGATGCGCTGGTTTGGTGGCCTGCGTGGACGGCATGGCTGGATTGCTGTGGTCGATCAAGGTTACCAAGACGCCGGTGTGATGGCCGCCAATATGACCGCCACCACCGGTTGGTTCAAGTCGATGAATCGCTGGCAAGGCCAACGTTCCGTGCGCTTTCGATTTGTTGAAGGTAACTATGTTGAATTGGCCAAAGTCTTCCGTTCTTACGCAAAGGCAAAAGGCTTGTTCCGTTCGCTGGTTGAAAAGGCACAAACGACGCCAGCCTTGGTCAATATGATTGGCAGTCGCGCCTTGTTCCTGTGGCAATGCCGGACCATCCATCCAGAATGTCGCGAAGATCGCATGCAGCCATCATTGGAAGGTGAACAGTCGCCTTACTTAAAAGTGCATCAGACTCATGAAGCGTGCATTGATATGGTCGAGGCCGTAAAGGACGCAGGCATGACCCGTGGGTTGGTTACATTATGTGGTTGGATCAACGGAGGTTACGATGAATCGCACCCCGATGTTTGGCCGCCTGAGCCCGCTCTTGGTTCGATCGACAGCTTAAAGAAACTGCTCTCGCAGCCTGATCCGCTGACGGTGGCTTTACATGATAATTACCAGGACATTTATAAACAGTCGCCAAGTTGGCCAGAAGGTGTCGTTCGTATGCCTAATGACATGCCTATGCCAGGCGGTTATTGGGCCGGTGGACAGGCTT contains these protein-coding regions:
- a CDS encoding substrate-binding domain-containing protein, with the translated sequence MKPKNKYSHAELVRLLAEMVHGRKAGDRLNNDRELATRFGVSNVTIRAAMMELVRDGLVIRRDRSGTYVADISQRQHVAIVVSQEILRSQRMPFHNRATMSIMSELNRIDQAYKLYMIPISGKDLVGVEWPHQDQVDQSGLTTSIERNEIRGLVCVGIGNNNGWIDQLRLRDAPVVALSGDPTNRHRFTFRIEDYIRYAVRYLANFGRKKIAYLGWWQPQRRNEGHADPSLSAFRDELTKCGLSFHEEWVNNLVNPNIASAGWLAFRDLWISRPDEKPDALICMDDLIFASASSAMLAAGIRVPRELQIVTHWNKGSGLLCPYPVARFEYDASQVGPLICELLAECLENPKLDPQVRLLRAEWFTEGQFPEVHENLYEGLVDFGPGMELP
- a CDS encoding GDSL-type esterase/lipase family protein; protein product: MRYKSLAPILLILISVCPVWALETSCVVACLGDSITAGATLEKRIEQSYPGQLQVLLGETCRVDNLGVYGRTLMSLDGQAYLETGRVEYAINKQPNVVVIMLGTNDAKPDNWKSQTARFESDYRILLSKLQSGIPKARIFLCLPPHAWAPNKVQNDALEAQLPIIRRIAEENGCGLIDIRTVTADLSEHFKDGIHPDVEASFRIAEAVYQVLCDAGALPSASDL
- a CDS encoding SGNH/GDSL hydrolase family protein; translation: MSQQIQYPEIIFRENIEWCRSWVPDSNVIELDKPRVLLIGDSIVMGYGPKVAEVMGESASIAYVGTSRFPADPAYLEEISLVLRHTRFDIIHFNNGLHGWDYDEPIYAKYLEQVLDTLRAQTPDAQWALATSTPVREKGNLGQLHERNGRVIERNESIRQLALNEAHPLTDLYELMKGRPEHYAEDGTHYELSGQQLQAEAVAETLRALIDI
- a CDS encoding LacI family DNA-binding transcriptional regulator encodes the protein MASPRRVRQKDIAAEVGVSTMLVSIALRGMPGVSEETRKKIQACAKKMGYHPDPAMSALADYRRRTRPANSYAQLAYVTNYPVKNAPEWDFANEFFIGAKKRGLEYGYEVISYWLREHGCTLRKASSILFNRGIKGLLIAPLPKEEGHLDLTWKYFSAVAIGTSMASPKLDYVAFDHHNAMQMALRKMRERGYKRIGLLLRNSSSRLRHAAYDAYLGDQYRNNRESMLPPLLQHNFSSSEFWTWYDTCKPDALITDSDYTIMGLLDERKLKAPEDLGVVCYSKFSTESPHIAAINQNLRDIGATAVDRLHTNLLRSAYGIPEHSYAMLVEGYWTEGTTILSYPGIARRQPS
- a CDS encoding DUF7594 domain-containing protein, which codes for MASNRDGSAIYCRTDVGGAFRWSPDPGDPQGNGTWISISDYMVPFGTPDADKLMGVESIATDSSNLDRVYVGAGNKIFVSDDQGSTWTEILSGLSMQPNSGSTRFLGERLAVDPNDPNTIWYGSVKDGLQKGVKSAGTWSWSTVPSSSVPFGVPSSVGVDYGVTFVICDANGGSTITYAGVFDPGSSPTTGGVYRTTDGTNWTKVSMSSGSFNTPRRAQISSNGTLYITGGGEGVFKLPRGGSISAITPSVSDPYFNGVAVDPNDSTGNIVYVADKASKKLWRSVDGGANWSEQSSYNGTREEPDGTPTLNGYWFGNTSSLLINPADSNELWLSDFFGVARTRDAQNLGGSGSTWYMLQHGQDETVVMDILNAPTGPRLVTALADVTGFYYYDTSVRPTGADGGKLTNPSGANTTSLDFSEADHDVWVRAWHGNHGNGSGGYSSDAGQSWLLFGQIAQQNIDSGAAGWESWDLSTYLASQQAKGVSTVTLVIASDSATNFTSAHVAFSSNEAADSSLRPQLVINGATGSPYAATADAFVVGSSSNKGNNFGTSDLLKVSHTYTTNTTSDHQVYMKFDLSAMPTIRSATLKLHRLSASEGIEYRVGVFACADTTWTETGITWNNRPLTYASSNSSRNPFAEPRYKTGTGVSLAGGRVAASSTDPDKLVWLPVGTSNRAFYSHDRGVTWTQSTGGPNSEITGVYTNGNSTDISGQPIAADRVNGDFYMANFGSSEHKIYKSTDDGATWTLASSITNGWTYNMRTPQIVAAPASPSNPSGGDVWVCDDSDYNHNAGGLWRSTDGAATWSKLSGVTKVSAVSFGKSSSGTGYAVYIYGKVGSELGVYQSEDYGATWTQLADPTIARFSVLAGDRQNANSVFLGTDGRGVFQY